In Dysgonomonadaceae bacterium PH5-43, the sequence CTGAGGGTGTTCTATGTTTATTGAGCCTTCGGGGTATAAGTCGTGTACGGCTTTAGTTAAAACAAAGCAAAGCGAACGCACATAAGCTCTTATGCCCGATGGGTTATTTACCCCAACAAACTCAATATCTTTAGAGTTGTAACATTTGTAGTGAAGCGACTTTGTTTTATTGTTTACCTTCGCACACGCCAATTCCCAATCTAACTTTAAGTTTATTTGTTTGTATACGTCGAGTAGAGAAACCCCTGGCTCGAACTCGTAATATGTACTGTTGTTTTTTACGTATAATTTTATTTTGTTTTCCATGTCTATAAAGATTATAAATTGTTAAAATGGATATTGTTAATGACAAATTTACGAAATAAATTAGAAGTCGCTTTCTTTTGTGTTGATAAAAGAATTACATTTGCACTTTATTTCAAATTATTAACAAAAAAGAAACGTAAAATGAGCGCAGATTTTGACAAAATAAGTTATGCCTTAGGTATGAATATGGGTAATAGCTTCCGTTCTTCGGGTATAAAAGAGTTAGATGTGAATGAGTTTTCACAAGCTATAGATGATGTAATGAAAGGAGCTTCTCTTAAAATGAGCTACGACGAAGCTAAACAAGTAATGTCGGATTTTTTTGCTAAACTTCAAGAAGAGAGACTAATCATAAATAAAAAAGCAGGAGAAGAATTTCTTAAGATAAACAAAGAACGTCCAGGAGTAAAGACTACTGATAGTGGTATTCAATACGAAGTTCTTCAAGAAGGAACAGGGGCTAAACCTAAAGCAACTGATAGCGTAAAGGTACACTACGAAGGTAAACTTATAGACGGACAAATATTTGATTCTTCAATTAAAAGAGGAGAACCAGCATCTTTTGGTCTTAACCAAGTAATACCAGGTTGGACAGAAGCTTTACAGCTTATGCCTGTAGGTTCAAAATATAGAATATACATTCCTTCTCATTTAGCTTACGGCGAAAGAGGAGCCGGTGAAATGATAGAGCCAAATAGTACTTTGGTTTTTGATGTTGAATTATTGGATATAGTATAAACGATAAATAAATTCAAAATGAACAAATTAGTAAAAACTTTTATGTTTTCTATGTTGGCAGTTGCCAGCATAACAATGTTTTCGTGTAATGCTCAAGTGCCTAAGGCTGACTTGAAAAATAATCTCGACTCAATAGCTTATTCGCAAGGTGTTTTGTCGGCTGCACAAATCGACCAATTATTCGCCGATTTTAATATTAAGCCAGAAAATCAAAAGGATTACATCAACGGATTTATAAAAGGAATGAAGGCAGCTCCTAAGTCAGACAAACAAAAAGCTGAAGCTATGGGTAAATGGATGGGAGAGCAATTTTCCCTTTTAATTTTCCCTACTATCGGAGAACAAATGTTTCAAGATTCTACAATTTCTTTAAGTACTGATAATTTTACTGCTGGGTATATAGCATCTATTGATGGCCCTGAAAGTACACTTATTAAAGCAGAAGAAGCTCAAATGTATATGATGATGGCAATTGAAGAAGTAAGACGCCAATCTCTTGAAAAAAACAATGCTGAAGCAAAAGCTGAAAATGCTGCTTTCTTAGAAAAGAATGCTAAAGAAGAAGGAGTGGTAACATTGCCAAGCGGACTTCAATACAAAGTTATTTCTGAAGGTAAAGGTGCTAAACCTGCTGCTACAGATGAAGTAACTGTTCACTATCACGGAACAACTATTAAAGGTGAAGTTTTTGATAGTTCGGTAGATAGAGGAGAGCCAGCAACTTTCCCTCTAAATGCAGTTATTCCTGGTTGGACAGAAGGATTGCAGCTTATGCCTGTAGGTTCTAAATATATGTTTTATATTCCTTACGATTTAGCTTACGGAGCCGAAGGTCGCGGAGGTTTAATTACTCCTTTTGCTACTTTAGTTTTTGAAGTTGAGCTACTTGATATAAAAAAATAATGTGTAATTATTGTACGTTGTAAAAACGACAAACAACAAAATCATGGAAAAGATAGATAATTTAGATAAGAAAATATTATCGATTATTTCTCAGAATGCTCGTATTCCCTTTAAAGATGTAGCAGAAGAATGTGGCGTTTCTCGAGCTGCAATTCACCAAAGGGTACAGAAAATGATTGAAATGAAGGTAATAGTAGGTTCGGGATACCAAGTAAACTCTCGAGTTCTTGGTTTTAATACCTGCACTTATATAGGAATAAAATTAGAAAAAGGTTCTATGTATAAGGAAGTAGCACCCGAATTACAAAAAATACCCGAAATAGTTGAATGTCATTTCACCACAGGTCCTTACACAATATTAGTAAAACTGTTTGCAAGAGATAACGAACATCTTATGGAATTGCTTAATGGGCATATTCAAGAAATACCCGGAGTGATTTCTACTGAAACATTAATATCTTTACGACAAAGTTTCAAGAGAGAAATTCCGATAGTTGTAGAGTAATTATCTTTTGTGTAATTAATAAAAGTCGCTTAATCTATTTCTTAATAATTGATTAAGCGACTTAACGTTTTAAAAAGGTGTAGTTAAATTTGTTTAATGCTTGTCTTACTCTGTCTTTTTTGTCTATTTTTGTTTCGTTCAGATTAGAAAAAAGATTGCTTATGGTAAAACAATTACTTTGGTTCCCCTTTTTCGTGTCTTTTATTCTGCTTGGCTGCACTAAAGATAATTCGAAGATAGATGCC encodes:
- a CDS encoding FKBP-type peptidyl-prolyl cis-trans isomerase FklB (product_source=KO:K03773; cath_funfam=3.10.50.40; cog=COG0545; ko=KO:K03773; pfam=PF00254,PF01346; superfamily=54534) translates to MTNLRNKLEVAFFCVDKRITFALYFKLLTKKKRKMSADFDKISYALGMNMGNSFRSSGIKELDVNEFSQAIDDVMKGASLKMSYDEAKQVMSDFFAKLQEERLIINKKAGEEFLKINKERPGVKTTDSGIQYEVLQEGTGAKPKATDSVKVHYEGKLIDGQIFDSSIKRGEPASFGLNQVIPGWTEALQLMPVGSKYRIYIPSHLAYGERGAGEMIEPNSTLVFDVELLDIV
- a CDS encoding Lrp/AsnC family transcriptional regulator for asnA, asnC and gidA (product_source=KO:K03718; cath_funfam=1.10.10.10,3.30.70.920; cog=COG1522; ko=KO:K03718; pfam=PF01037,PF13404; smart=SM00344; superfamily=46785,54909); the protein is MYVVKTTNNKIMEKIDNLDKKILSIISQNARIPFKDVAEECGVSRAAIHQRVQKMIEMKVIVGSGYQVNSRVLGFNTCTYIGIKLEKGSMYKEVAPELQKIPEIVECHFTTGPYTILVKLFARDNEHLMELLNGHIQEIPGVISTETLISLRQSFKREIPIVVE
- a CDS encoding FKBP-type peptidyl-prolyl cis-trans isomerase FklB (product_source=KO:K03773; cath_funfam=3.10.50.40; cleavage_site_network=SignalP-noTM; cog=COG0545; ko=KO:K03773; pfam=PF00254,PF01346; superfamily=54534); protein product: MNKLVKTFMFSMLAVASITMFSCNAQVPKADLKNNLDSIAYSQGVLSAAQIDQLFADFNIKPENQKDYINGFIKGMKAAPKSDKQKAEAMGKWMGEQFSLLIFPTIGEQMFQDSTISLSTDNFTAGYIASIDGPESTLIKAEEAQMYMMMAIEEVRRQSLEKNNAEAKAENAAFLEKNAKEEGVVTLPSGLQYKVISEGKGAKPAATDEVTVHYHGTTIKGEVFDSSVDRGEPATFPLNAVIPGWTEGLQLMPVGSKYMFYIPYDLAYGAEGRGGLITPFATLVFEVELLDIKK